In Uranotaenia lowii strain MFRU-FL chromosome 2, ASM2978415v1, whole genome shotgun sequence, one genomic interval encodes:
- the LOC129749163 gene encoding pleckstrin homology domain-containing family F member 1 homolog isoform X6 — protein sequence MSPDILVNSEANARRIQMVENCFGSSGQPLYVPGRVLVGEGVLTKMCRKRPKARQFFLFNDILVYGNIVIGKKKYNKQHLIPLEEVQLQALEDSGQYRNGWLIRTATKSFAVYAATQTEKQEWMAHINKCIEDLLRKSGKKPVENHAAVWVPDSEANICMHCKKTQFTMLIRRHHCRNCGAVVCGPCSSKKFLLPGQSNKPLRVCLDCYDNLSSLKREENKGINANNNKSVTSPESSGDDDTDDEEETKDTHDQESPTD from the exons ATGTCACCAGATATCCTAG TGAACAGCGAGGCCAATGCACGTCGAATACAAATGGTCGAGAACTGTTTCGGCAGTTCAGGTCAACCATTGTACGTACCAGGCAGAGTTCTGGTAGGTGAAGGCGTTCTCACAAAAATGTGCCGCAAACGTCCAAAAGCACGTCAGTTCTTCCTATTTAACGATATCCTCGTGTATGGTAACATAGTAATTGGCAAAAAGAAATATAACAAACAGCATCTTATACCACTTGAAGAGGTTCAACTACAGGCCCTAGAGGATAGCGGAC AGTATAGAAATGGGTGGCTTATAAGAACAGCGACCAAATCATTCGCAGTATATGCAGCAACACAGACTGAAAAACAGGAATGGATGGCCCATATAAATAAATGTATTGAAGATTTGTTGAGGAAAAGTGGTAAGAAGCCAGTCGAAAATCATGCCGCTGTGTGGGTTCCTGACAGCGAAGCTAATATTTGTATGCATTGCAAGAAAACACAATTCACTATGTTAATTCGAAGG CATCACTGCCGCAACTGCGGGGCAGTTGTTTGCGGACCATGTTCGTCGaagaaatttcttcttccagGACAAAGTAATAAACCGCTTCGCGTATGTCTAGACTGTTATGATAATTTGAGCTCATTGAAACGAGAAGAG aacaaaggAATAAACGCCAATAATAATAAAAGCGTGACGTCTCCCGAAAGCTCTGGAGATGATGATACTGATGATGAGGAAGAAACGAAAGATACGCATGATCAG GAAAGCCCGACAGATTGA
- the LOC129749163 gene encoding pleckstrin homology domain-containing family F member 2 isoform X5, translated as MNSEANARRIQMVENCFGSSGQPLYVPGRVLVGEGVLTKMCRKRPKARQFFLFNDILVYGNIVIGKKKYNKQHLIPLEEVQLQALEDSGQYRNGWLIRTATKSFAVYAATQTEKQEWMAHINKCIEDLLRKSGKKPVENHAAVWVPDSEANICMHCKKTQFTMLIRRHHCRNCGAVVCGPCSSKKFLLPGQSNKPLRVCLDCYDNLSSLKREENKGINANNNKSVTSPESSGDDDTDDEEETKDTHDQRFRSHCTPTVVCV; from the exons A TGAACAGCGAGGCCAATGCACGTCGAATACAAATGGTCGAGAACTGTTTCGGCAGTTCAGGTCAACCATTGTACGTACCAGGCAGAGTTCTGGTAGGTGAAGGCGTTCTCACAAAAATGTGCCGCAAACGTCCAAAAGCACGTCAGTTCTTCCTATTTAACGATATCCTCGTGTATGGTAACATAGTAATTGGCAAAAAGAAATATAACAAACAGCATCTTATACCACTTGAAGAGGTTCAACTACAGGCCCTAGAGGATAGCGGAC AGTATAGAAATGGGTGGCTTATAAGAACAGCGACCAAATCATTCGCAGTATATGCAGCAACACAGACTGAAAAACAGGAATGGATGGCCCATATAAATAAATGTATTGAAGATTTGTTGAGGAAAAGTGGTAAGAAGCCAGTCGAAAATCATGCCGCTGTGTGGGTTCCTGACAGCGAAGCTAATATTTGTATGCATTGCAAGAAAACACAATTCACTATGTTAATTCGAAGG CATCACTGCCGCAACTGCGGGGCAGTTGTTTGCGGACCATGTTCGTCGaagaaatttcttcttccagGACAAAGTAATAAACCGCTTCGCGTATGTCTAGACTGTTATGATAATTTGAGCTCATTGAAACGAGAAGAG aacaaaggAATAAACGCCAATAATAATAAAAGCGTGACGTCTCCCGAAAGCTCTGGAGATGATGATACTGATGATGAGGAAGAAACGAAAGATACGCATGATCAG AGGTTTAGAAGTCATTGTACTCCTACTGTTGTGTGTGTATGA
- the LOC129749163 gene encoding pleckstrin homology domain-containing family F member 2 isoform X2 codes for MIMIHFLNSEANARRIQMVENCFGSSGQPLYVPGRVLVGEGVLTKMCRKRPKARQFFLFNDILVYGNIVIGKKKYNKQHLIPLEEVQLQALEDSGQYRNGWLIRTATKSFAVYAATQTEKQEWMAHINKCIEDLLRKSGKKPVENHAAVWVPDSEANICMHCKKTQFTMLIRRHHCRNCGAVVCGPCSSKKFLLPGQSNKPLRVCLDCYDNLSSLKREENKGINANNNKSVTSPESSGDDDTDDEEETKDTHDQRFRSHCTPTVVCV; via the exons ATGATTATGATACACTTCT TGAACAGCGAGGCCAATGCACGTCGAATACAAATGGTCGAGAACTGTTTCGGCAGTTCAGGTCAACCATTGTACGTACCAGGCAGAGTTCTGGTAGGTGAAGGCGTTCTCACAAAAATGTGCCGCAAACGTCCAAAAGCACGTCAGTTCTTCCTATTTAACGATATCCTCGTGTATGGTAACATAGTAATTGGCAAAAAGAAATATAACAAACAGCATCTTATACCACTTGAAGAGGTTCAACTACAGGCCCTAGAGGATAGCGGAC AGTATAGAAATGGGTGGCTTATAAGAACAGCGACCAAATCATTCGCAGTATATGCAGCAACACAGACTGAAAAACAGGAATGGATGGCCCATATAAATAAATGTATTGAAGATTTGTTGAGGAAAAGTGGTAAGAAGCCAGTCGAAAATCATGCCGCTGTGTGGGTTCCTGACAGCGAAGCTAATATTTGTATGCATTGCAAGAAAACACAATTCACTATGTTAATTCGAAGG CATCACTGCCGCAACTGCGGGGCAGTTGTTTGCGGACCATGTTCGTCGaagaaatttcttcttccagGACAAAGTAATAAACCGCTTCGCGTATGTCTAGACTGTTATGATAATTTGAGCTCATTGAAACGAGAAGAG aacaaaggAATAAACGCCAATAATAATAAAAGCGTGACGTCTCCCGAAAGCTCTGGAGATGATGATACTGATGATGAGGAAGAAACGAAAGATACGCATGATCAG AGGTTTAGAAGTCATTGTACTCCTACTGTTGTGTGTGTATGA
- the LOC129749163 gene encoding pleckstrin homology domain-containing family F member 2 isoform X3 — protein sequence MVDKLVNSEANARRIQMVENCFGSSGQPLYVPGRVLVGEGVLTKMCRKRPKARQFFLFNDILVYGNIVIGKKKYNKQHLIPLEEVQLQALEDSGQYRNGWLIRTATKSFAVYAATQTEKQEWMAHINKCIEDLLRKSGKKPVENHAAVWVPDSEANICMHCKKTQFTMLIRRHHCRNCGAVVCGPCSSKKFLLPGQSNKPLRVCLDCYDNLSSLKREENKGINANNNKSVTSPESSGDDDTDDEEETKDTHDQRFRSHCTPTVVCV from the exons ATGGTGGACAAACTTG TGAACAGCGAGGCCAATGCACGTCGAATACAAATGGTCGAGAACTGTTTCGGCAGTTCAGGTCAACCATTGTACGTACCAGGCAGAGTTCTGGTAGGTGAAGGCGTTCTCACAAAAATGTGCCGCAAACGTCCAAAAGCACGTCAGTTCTTCCTATTTAACGATATCCTCGTGTATGGTAACATAGTAATTGGCAAAAAGAAATATAACAAACAGCATCTTATACCACTTGAAGAGGTTCAACTACAGGCCCTAGAGGATAGCGGAC AGTATAGAAATGGGTGGCTTATAAGAACAGCGACCAAATCATTCGCAGTATATGCAGCAACACAGACTGAAAAACAGGAATGGATGGCCCATATAAATAAATGTATTGAAGATTTGTTGAGGAAAAGTGGTAAGAAGCCAGTCGAAAATCATGCCGCTGTGTGGGTTCCTGACAGCGAAGCTAATATTTGTATGCATTGCAAGAAAACACAATTCACTATGTTAATTCGAAGG CATCACTGCCGCAACTGCGGGGCAGTTGTTTGCGGACCATGTTCGTCGaagaaatttcttcttccagGACAAAGTAATAAACCGCTTCGCGTATGTCTAGACTGTTATGATAATTTGAGCTCATTGAAACGAGAAGAG aacaaaggAATAAACGCCAATAATAATAAAAGCGTGACGTCTCCCGAAAGCTCTGGAGATGATGATACTGATGATGAGGAAGAAACGAAAGATACGCATGATCAG AGGTTTAGAAGTCATTGTACTCCTACTGTTGTGTGTGTATGA
- the LOC129749163 gene encoding pleckstrin homology domain-containing family F member 1 homolog isoform X4: MSPDILVNSEANARRIQMVENCFGSSGQPLYVPGRVLVGEGVLTKMCRKRPKARQFFLFNDILVYGNIVIGKKKYNKQHLIPLEEVQLQALEDSGQYRNGWLIRTATKSFAVYAATQTEKQEWMAHINKCIEDLLRKSGKKPVENHAAVWVPDSEANICMHCKKTQFTMLIRRHHCRNCGAVVCGPCSSKKFLLPGQSNKPLRVCLDCYDNLSSLKREENKGINANNNKSVTSPESSGDDDTDDEEETKDTHDQPKFYGDEKPEK; the protein is encoded by the exons ATGTCACCAGATATCCTAG TGAACAGCGAGGCCAATGCACGTCGAATACAAATGGTCGAGAACTGTTTCGGCAGTTCAGGTCAACCATTGTACGTACCAGGCAGAGTTCTGGTAGGTGAAGGCGTTCTCACAAAAATGTGCCGCAAACGTCCAAAAGCACGTCAGTTCTTCCTATTTAACGATATCCTCGTGTATGGTAACATAGTAATTGGCAAAAAGAAATATAACAAACAGCATCTTATACCACTTGAAGAGGTTCAACTACAGGCCCTAGAGGATAGCGGAC AGTATAGAAATGGGTGGCTTATAAGAACAGCGACCAAATCATTCGCAGTATATGCAGCAACACAGACTGAAAAACAGGAATGGATGGCCCATATAAATAAATGTATTGAAGATTTGTTGAGGAAAAGTGGTAAGAAGCCAGTCGAAAATCATGCCGCTGTGTGGGTTCCTGACAGCGAAGCTAATATTTGTATGCATTGCAAGAAAACACAATTCACTATGTTAATTCGAAGG CATCACTGCCGCAACTGCGGGGCAGTTGTTTGCGGACCATGTTCGTCGaagaaatttcttcttccagGACAAAGTAATAAACCGCTTCGCGTATGTCTAGACTGTTATGATAATTTGAGCTCATTGAAACGAGAAGAG aacaaaggAATAAACGCCAATAATAATAAAAGCGTGACGTCTCCCGAAAGCTCTGGAGATGATGATACTGATGATGAGGAAGAAACGAAAGATACGCATGATCAG
- the LOC129749163 gene encoding pleckstrin homology domain-containing family F member 2 isoform X1 → MSPDILVNSEANARRIQMVENCFGSSGQPLYVPGRVLVGEGVLTKMCRKRPKARQFFLFNDILVYGNIVIGKKKYNKQHLIPLEEVQLQALEDSGQYRNGWLIRTATKSFAVYAATQTEKQEWMAHINKCIEDLLRKSGKKPVENHAAVWVPDSEANICMHCKKTQFTMLIRRHHCRNCGAVVCGPCSSKKFLLPGQSNKPLRVCLDCYDNLSSLKREENKGINANNNKSVTSPESSGDDDTDDEEETKDTHDQRFRSHCTPTVVCV, encoded by the exons ATGTCACCAGATATCCTAG TGAACAGCGAGGCCAATGCACGTCGAATACAAATGGTCGAGAACTGTTTCGGCAGTTCAGGTCAACCATTGTACGTACCAGGCAGAGTTCTGGTAGGTGAAGGCGTTCTCACAAAAATGTGCCGCAAACGTCCAAAAGCACGTCAGTTCTTCCTATTTAACGATATCCTCGTGTATGGTAACATAGTAATTGGCAAAAAGAAATATAACAAACAGCATCTTATACCACTTGAAGAGGTTCAACTACAGGCCCTAGAGGATAGCGGAC AGTATAGAAATGGGTGGCTTATAAGAACAGCGACCAAATCATTCGCAGTATATGCAGCAACACAGACTGAAAAACAGGAATGGATGGCCCATATAAATAAATGTATTGAAGATTTGTTGAGGAAAAGTGGTAAGAAGCCAGTCGAAAATCATGCCGCTGTGTGGGTTCCTGACAGCGAAGCTAATATTTGTATGCATTGCAAGAAAACACAATTCACTATGTTAATTCGAAGG CATCACTGCCGCAACTGCGGGGCAGTTGTTTGCGGACCATGTTCGTCGaagaaatttcttcttccagGACAAAGTAATAAACCGCTTCGCGTATGTCTAGACTGTTATGATAATTTGAGCTCATTGAAACGAGAAGAG aacaaaggAATAAACGCCAATAATAATAAAAGCGTGACGTCTCCCGAAAGCTCTGGAGATGATGATACTGATGATGAGGAAGAAACGAAAGATACGCATGATCAG AGGTTTAGAAGTCATTGTACTCCTACTGTTGTGTGTGTATGA